Proteins encoded within one genomic window of Mya arenaria isolate MELC-2E11 chromosome 13, ASM2691426v1:
- the LOC128215266 gene encoding probable G-protein coupled receptor 139, whose product MDLQFETMVGYYLNVCLLTPVILFGLVGNCLSMLTWGLGCHRETSTAVLLTALAATDTIVLTMPALEMWAYEVLNYWLRLPNVVFCKIFAWASYFGPSVSSWIIVLITMERFVSIWFPMKVRYLCSRSKVRMFIVGVYVFMAIMYSPFLFVTDLRPDRDNLTAFSNTTCSMDRTNGTFFKYFFPVWMWLDMIVLFIVPFFFVVCGNILILYKLIKSRKIHRKGGPQASTRTKVANAFTIRAIAISISLLVCLFPVSIQEVYHAHMGSSPAGLVHVIVRILLYANSAFNFILYCAIGSGFRKDMKAVLMTLCTRKKVRILNADGNMSSHFSRVQTDAM is encoded by the coding sequence ATGGATCTACAGTTTGAAACAATGGTCGGATATTATCTTAACGTGTGTTTGCTCACACCGGTCATTCTTTTCGGACTAGTTGGAAACTGTCTGAGCATGTTAACGTGGGGTCTTGGCTGTCATAGAGAAACATCAACTGCTGTCTTACTAACAGCGCTAGCGGCAACGGACACTATCGTCCTCACGATGCCCGCGTTAGAAATGTGGGCGTATGAGGTTCTGAACTACTGGTTGAGATTACCAAACGTCGTCTTCTGCAAGATATTCGCCTGGGCTTCGTACTTTGGACCATCGGTCAGCTCATGGATAATTGTTCTCATCACCATGGAACGGTTTGTGAGTATTTGGTTTCCAATGAAAGTGAGATATTTGTGCTCTCGGTCTAAAGTCAGGATGTTTATCGTTGGAGTATATGTGTTCATGGCTATTATGTACAGCCCATTTCTGTTCGTCACGGACTTACGACCCGATCGCGACAATTTGACAGCGTTCAGCAATACCACGTGCAGTATGGATCGGACGAATGGaacattctttaaatattttttcccGGTTTGGATGTGGCTGGATATGATTGTGTTATTTATAGTACCATTTTTCTTCGTCGTGTGcggaaacattttgattttgtacaAGCTGATAAAAAGTCGGAAAATTCACCGGAAAGGTGGACCGCAAGCGTCAACGAGAACAAAAGTAGCCAACGCCTTCACTATCCGCGCTATAGCTATCAGCATAAGTTTACTCGTCTGTCTGTTTCCGGTGTCTATACAGGAAGTATACCACGCCCACATGGGCAGCAGTCCGGCGGGTTTGGTTCACGTGATAGTCAGGATATTATTGTACGCGAACAGTGCCtttaatttcatattatattgtGCTATAGGGTCGGGGTTCAGAAAAGACATGAAGGCTGTGTTGATGACGCTGTGTACGAGAAAGAAGGTTAGAATTCTCAATGCTGATGGGAACATGAGTTCACATTTTAGTAGAGTTCAAACTGATGCCATGTAg